TCGCGACTCTTTGGAGCCTGAAGTGATTCCAGATCTTAGTAAAACAGATATTTTTATTAAGCCCGGTAGAACAGATATGCGGAAACAGATCAATGGACTAACAGTCATAGTTCAGGATGATATGGAGCTTAATCCATTCTCATCTTCCATTTTTCTATTCTGTAATCGGGAAAGGAAGATCCTGAAAGCCCTTTACTGGGATAACAATGGATTCTGTTTATGGCAGAAGAAGATAGAGAAAGAGAC
The Oceanispirochaeta sp. M1 DNA segment above includes these coding regions:
- the tnpB gene encoding IS66 family insertion sequence element accessory protein TnpB (TnpB, as the term is used for proteins encoded by IS66 family insertion elements, is considered an accessory protein, since TnpC, encoded by a neighboring gene, is a DDE family transposase.), encoding MIPDLSKTDIFIKPGRTDMRKQINGLTVIVQDDMELNPFSSSIFLFCNRERKILKALYWDNNGFCLWQKKIEKET